The following coding sequences are from one Thermostaphylospora chromogena window:
- a CDS encoding DUF2000 domain-containing protein, with protein sequence MRFDTKIGIVVREDLAIWQKLNVTAFLASAVAVGVEGVTGEPYLDGSGNVYLPMFRQPVLVYTGDAEAVTRAHGRALARGLPMALYTEELFKTGNDADNRAAVRAVAVDELRLAGIAVYGPRNAVDKALKGLALHP encoded by the coding sequence ATGCGTTTCGACACCAAGATCGGGATAGTGGTACGGGAGGACCTGGCCATCTGGCAGAAGCTCAACGTCACCGCCTTCCTGGCCAGCGCCGTGGCGGTCGGGGTGGAGGGGGTGACGGGCGAGCCGTACCTCGACGGCTCGGGCAACGTCTACCTGCCGATGTTCCGTCAGCCCGTGCTCGTCTACACCGGGGACGCCGAGGCCGTCACCCGGGCCCACGGCCGCGCCCTCGCCCGCGGACTGCCCATGGCCCTGTACACCGAGGAGCTGTTCAAGACCGGCAACGACGCGGACAACCGCGCGGCCGTGCGCGCCGTCGCAGTCGACGAGCTGCGCCTGGCCGGCATCGCGGTGTACGGCCCGCGCAACGCGGTGGACAAGGCGCTCAAAGGCCTGGCGCTGCATCCCTGA
- a CDS encoding MFS transporter has product MSGSRATESGAARPHRVNRWAVLALLCFSLLLIAVDATVLHIAVPALTAALEPSAVQLLWIIDVYSLMVAPLLITFGTLGDRYGRRRLILAGYVVFGLASASAALSATPAVLIVSRALLGVGGAMIMPATLSIIRQVFTDRRERAIALGVWSAVAAGGAAIGPLIGGLLVEHFWWGAVFLINVPIVLVLLPAALRILPDSRDRAARPWDAPSAALSTLGVLALAYGLKEAGSGHTIGVPAGAAVLLVGVGLLWWFARRQLRLPYPLIDLGLFRRRGFSTGVASVMLAVFALVGLELMLAQYLQLVLGDSPSMAAIRMLPLMIAAIVGGLSAAHILRRIGLRATVSGGLALTAVSLAPTLAWGTEHHPMMLTACFIGIGFGVEVALLAASDTIMASAPESRAGGAAAIEETAYELGAGLGIAVLGTITTVVYFPTLTAVPGIPAPAMDQARQSLAAAAHVAEQIGGAAGRELLLAAREAFITALHSTVVVSIVLLGLTALIAAVLMPRKPPEDDPS; this is encoded by the coding sequence ATGTCCGGGTCCCGCGCCACCGAGTCCGGGGCCGCCAGGCCGCACCGGGTCAACCGGTGGGCCGTCCTCGCGTTGCTGTGCTTCAGCCTCCTGCTGATCGCGGTGGACGCGACCGTGCTGCACATCGCCGTCCCGGCGCTCACCGCCGCGCTGGAGCCCAGCGCGGTGCAACTGCTGTGGATCATCGACGTCTACTCGCTGATGGTCGCCCCCCTGCTGATCACCTTCGGCACGCTCGGCGACCGGTACGGCAGGCGGCGGCTGATCCTGGCCGGATACGTCGTCTTCGGCCTGGCCTCGGCGTCGGCGGCGCTGTCCGCCACACCCGCGGTGCTGATCGTCTCCCGGGCCCTGCTCGGCGTGGGCGGAGCGATGATCATGCCCGCCACGCTGTCCATCATCCGCCAGGTGTTCACCGACCGGCGCGAACGCGCGATCGCCCTGGGCGTGTGGAGCGCGGTCGCCGCGGGCGGCGCGGCGATCGGACCGCTGATCGGCGGCCTGCTGGTGGAGCACTTCTGGTGGGGCGCGGTCTTCCTGATCAACGTGCCGATCGTGCTCGTGCTGCTGCCCGCCGCCCTGCGCATCCTGCCCGACTCGCGTGACCGCGCCGCCCGCCCGTGGGACGCGCCCAGCGCCGCACTGTCCACGCTGGGCGTCCTCGCCCTGGCGTACGGGCTGAAGGAGGCGGGGTCGGGCCACACGATCGGCGTCCCGGCCGGAGCGGCGGTCCTCCTGGTCGGCGTGGGCCTGCTGTGGTGGTTCGCGCGCCGCCAGCTGCGGCTGCCCTACCCGCTGATCGATCTCGGCCTGTTCCGGCGGCGCGGTTTCTCCACGGGCGTGGCCAGCGTGATGCTCGCGGTGTTCGCGCTGGTGGGGCTGGAGCTGATGCTGGCGCAGTATCTGCAGCTCGTGCTGGGCGACAGTCCGTCGATGGCCGCGATCCGCATGCTTCCGCTGATGATCGCCGCGATCGTGGGCGGGCTCAGCGCCGCGCACATCCTGCGGCGCATCGGGCTGCGCGCCACGGTGAGCGGCGGTCTGGCGCTCACCGCCGTCTCCCTGGCCCCCACGCTCGCCTGGGGCACCGAACACCACCCGATGATGCTCACGGCGTGCTTCATCGGGATCGGGTTCGGCGTGGAGGTCGCGCTGCTCGCCGCCTCCGACACGATCATGGCGTCGGCGCCCGAGTCGCGCGCCGGAGGCGCCGCCGCGATCGAGGAGACCGCATACGAGCTGGGCGCTGGGCTGGGGATCGCGGTGCTGGGCACGATCACCACCGTGGTCTACTTCCCCACCCTGACCGCGGTGCCGGGGATCCCCGCGCCGGCCATGGACCAGGCCAGGCAGTCGCTGGCCGCGGCCGCGCACGTCGCCGAGCAGATCGGCGGGGCCGCCGGGCGGGAGCTGCTGCTCGCCGCGCGCGAGGCGTTCATCACCGCGCTGCACTCGACGGTGGTGGTCAGCATCGTCCTGCTCGGTCTCACCGCCCTCATCGCGGCCGTGCTGATGCCTCGCAAGCCGCCGGAAGACGACCCCTCATAA
- a CDS encoding DoxX family protein, with the protein MRRTLHDLASLAARAGVGGIFFAGGWDKLEAGLNATGDQFAQLGAPAPHIWAAVTVLTELIGSALLVAGVAVPACSLLLFAEALAVFIVGRGDPGLSPAGGDVSLIVALGAASLLLAVGGAGRISVDHMVVIKRREADAADDRTIDDEADDVPASLREPAAGGEDAGGAGPAEAGEPGGRAAGRADADEPAAADGTGETAERSRGRSRSTRAGRPALDDADGDDDHQPGDTLVAGRRTPRSGKSR; encoded by the coding sequence GTGCGACGAACCCTCCACGATCTCGCCTCACTCGCCGCCCGCGCCGGCGTGGGCGGGATCTTCTTCGCCGGCGGATGGGACAAGCTGGAGGCCGGGCTGAACGCCACCGGCGACCAGTTCGCCCAGCTCGGCGCGCCCGCCCCGCACATCTGGGCGGCCGTCACCGTGCTCACCGAGCTGATCGGCAGCGCCCTGCTGGTCGCGGGGGTCGCCGTGCCCGCCTGCAGCCTGCTGCTGTTCGCCGAAGCCCTGGCGGTCTTCATCGTCGGCCGCGGCGACCCGGGGCTTTCCCCGGCGGGCGGCGACGTGAGCCTGATCGTGGCGCTGGGCGCGGCCTCGCTCCTGCTCGCGGTCGGCGGCGCGGGGCGGATCTCGGTGGACCACATGGTGGTCATCAAACGCCGTGAGGCCGACGCGGCCGACGACCGCACCATCGACGACGAGGCCGACGACGTGCCGGCGTCGCTGCGTGAGCCGGCCGCCGGCGGCGAGGACGCCGGCGGGGCCGGCCCCGCCGAGGCCGGCGAGCCCGGCGGGCGTGCGGCGGGACGGGCGGACGCGGATGAGCCGGCCGCCGCAGACGGCACCGGGGAGACCGCCGAGCGGTCCCGCGGCCGGTCCCGCTCCACCCGCGCCGGACGGCCCGCCCTCGATGACGCGGACGGCGACGACGACCACCAGCCGGGCGACACCCTGGTGGCGGGCCGCAGGACCCCGCGCTCGGGCAAGTCCCGCTGA